The following DNA comes from Kitasatospora sp. NBC_01287.
TCACCGATCGCGCCCTGGAGCCGCACTTCACACCCTGCGGTGTCCACCCGGTGCTGGTCGAGGAGCACCGCTCCGGGCCGCACCCCATCGGCGCCGAGGAGGTGCCCGACCGCTCGGGGCCCGGCGATCCCGCCTACCTCGTCTACACCTCCGGCACCACCGGGACGCCCAAGGGCGTGCTGGTGACCCACGGCGCACTGCTCTTCACCGTCTCCCGGGTCACCGCCGCCTACGGGCTCACCCCGGCGGACCGGGTCCTGCAGCTCGCCGCGCTGGGGTTCGACACCGCGCTGGAGCAGATCTTCGCCACCCTGCTCAGCGGCGCCACCCTGCTCCTCGGCGGCCCCGCCGGCTGGGCGCCCACCGACCTGCTGGAGCGCCTGCCCGCCCTCGACCTGACCGTCGCCGACCTGACCCCCGCGTACTGGCACCAGTTCCTGAGCCTGCTGCCGGAGTTCGGCCCGGCCCCGGCGAAGCTGCGGTTACTGATCGTCGGCGGTGACACGGTGCGCGCCGGCGACTGCCGCACCTGTCTGCGCCGACTGCCCGGCACCCGGCTGCTCAACGCCTACGGGGTGACCGAGGCGGCCGTCACCTCGTTGCTCTGGACGGCCGACGCGGCGCTGCTGCACGCCGAGCCCGCCGCCCCGGTCCCGATCGGCAGGCCGTTGCCCGGCGTCCGGGTGCACCTGCTGGACGCCGAGCTGCGCCCGGTGCGCCCCGGCGAGCGGGGCGAGATCCACCTCGGCGGCCCGGGCCTGGCACTCGGCTACTGGCGGCGCCCCGGGCTCACCGCCGAGCGCTTCCTGCCCGACCCGTACGCGGACGCCCCGGGGGAGCGGATGTACCGCACCGGGGACGCCGGGCGGTGGCGGCCGGACGGCGAGCTGGAGCTGCTGGGCCGCCTGGACGAACAGGTGAAGGTGCGCGGCTTCCGGGTCGACCCGATCGAGGTGGAGTCGGTGCTCGCGGCCCACCACGCGGTCCGCCTGGTGCGGGTCTGCCCCCGGGAGAACGGCGACGGCGAGCGCACCCTGACCGCCTACTACACCCTGGCCGAGCGCGGCGACACCGACGCGGACGCCCGCCGGATCGGCCTGCGCCGCTACCTGGCCGAGCGGCTGCCCGAGTTCATGGTCCCGGCCGAGTTCGTGCTGCTCGACCGGATGCCGCTGACCCCGGCCGGGAAGATCGACCGCGGCCGGCTGCCGCGCACCGAGCCGCAGCTCAGGCGCCGGGCCGAGGACGGAGCCGGTGACTGGGTCCGCGGCCGGCCCGGCGGGTCCGCGGCCACCGGCGCCGTCCGGCTCGGGGTGGCCCAGCTCTGGTCCGAGGTGCTCGGGGTGGAGCGGGTCGGCGACGGAGACGACTTCTTCGAGCTCGGCGGCAACTCGCTGCTGCTCATGGAGATGCTGGCGCGGGCCCGGATCATGTTCGGCATCGAGGTCACCTGGATCCGCTTCCTGACCCGTTCGCTGCTGCGCGACGCCAGCCTGGGTGGTTTCGCGGCAGCGGTCGAGACCGCCAGGGCCGGGGCCGGCACCGCCGCCGGGCAGTCGGTCGACCTGGTGGCGGACACCGCGCTGACCGGCGTCCCGGTGCGGACCTCGGGCCGGCCGCTGCCCCGCCGGGACCGCCCCGCCGAACTGCTGCTCACCGGCGCCACCGGCTTCTGCGGCACGCACCTGCTGGCCACCCTGCTGGCCACCACCGACGCCCGGATCCACTGCCTGGTCCGCGCGCCCGACGCGGAGCACGGGTTGGAGCGGCTGCGCGCCGCGCACCAGCGCTTCCTGCGCCGGGACCTGGTCTCGGACCGGGTGCTGCCGCTGGTCGGCGACCTGACCGAGCCGCGGCTCGGCCTGACCGAGCGGCGCTTCGCCGAACTCGCCGACTCGCTGGACGCGATCCACCACCTCGGCGGGCAGGTCAACTTCATCTACCCGTACCACCAGCTGCGGGCGGCCAACGTCACCGCGACCCGGGAGGTGGTCCGGCTCGCCGGGCACTCGCGGGGTATCCCGGTGCACTACCTGTCCAGCCTCGCGGTGCTGGCCGGCTTCGGCGCGGTCGGCGTGCCCGAGGTCACCGAGGAGACCCCGCTCGACCACGCCCAGCACCTCGGGGTTGGCTACGTCGAGAGCAAATGGGCGGCCGAGGCGTTGCTGCACAACGCCGCCGCGGCCGGGCTGCCGGTCAGCATCGTGCGCACCAACGACGTCACCGGAGGCCTGACCACCGGGGTGCTCAACACCGGCACCGAGCTCTGCGCCCTGATCAAGTACGTGGCGGAGAGCGGGCGCTGCCCCGATGTGCGGCTGCCGCTGGACTTCGTACCGGCCGACCGGTTCAGCCAGGCCTTCGCCTACCTGGCCGCGCACGCCCGGGCGGCCGGCGACGTCTACCACGTGGTCAGCCCGCGCCCGCCGCTGCTCGGCGCGCTCGCCGAGCGGCTGCGGGCGCACGGCTACCCGGTGGAGCAAGTGCCCTACCCCGCCTGGGTCGAGGGGCTGGTGCGGTTCGCGGCCGGGCACCCGACGCATCCGATGACCCCGTTCGTACCGCTCTTCGTCGACCGCGCGCCCGGCACCGAGCTGTCGATCAGCGAGATGTACTTCCGGCCGACCTTCCCCCGGTTCGGCCGGTGGAACGCCGCGCAGGCGCTGCGCGGCAGCGGCATCGAGCTGCCGCCGGTGGACGACGCCCTGCTCGACCTCTACCTCGACCAGCTGCGCTCCGCCGGCTGGCTGGCGCCGCCGCCGGTCCCGGGTGCCGGGCAGGGCGCCGGCGGCAGCGCCGGGACGGGCGCCGGCGGCAGTGCCGGGACGGGTGCCGGGCAGAGCGCCGAGGAGGCCGCGCGATGACCGCCCGCTACCGCAGTTGGGAGGCGCTGGACCTGGCCGGGGCGCCGGGCGACGCACCGGCCGCCTTCTGTGCCGACCTCACGCCGGAGGGCCTGCTCGCGGCCTACCGCCGCGGCCTGTTCCCGATGCCCGCCGCCGACGAGTACGCCCGCAGCCTCAACGAGGCGCTCTTCGAGGACCAGGTCGCGGCGGGCACCATCGCCGTGCTGGGGGAGGGCGAGGTCCCCTACCAGGTCGCCTGGTGGTCCCCCGACCCGCGACCGGTGATCGGCGCCGGCCAGGCCCGCCTCGGGCGCCGACTGGCCCGCGGGCTGCGCAACCGGCTGGACTGGTCGACCAGCGTGGACCGGGAGTTCAGCCAGGTCGTCGAGGGCTGCGCGGCCGACCGGCGGCAGCAGTGGCTGACAGCCGAACTGCGCGGCAGCCTGGCTCGGCTGCACGAGCGCGGCTGGGCGCACAGCGTGGAGGTCTGGGCGGACGGTGAGCTGATCGGCGGCGCGTTCGGCGTCCGGATCGGCCCGGTGCTCAGCCTGGACTCGATGTTCCACCGCCGTCCGGACGCCGCCAGGGTGGCGGTCGCCGACCTGTCGGCCCGGTTCGCCGAGGCCGGCGGGCGGCTGCTGGACGCGCAGTGGGACAGCCCGCACATCCGCACCCTGGGCGCCGCCCCGATCCCCAGGACCGGCTACCTGGCGGCGCTGGGGGAGGGCGCGGCCGGGGGTGCGGGTGCCGGTGCGGGTGCCGGTGCCGGTGCCCAGGCCGTGCCGCCGGTCGAGTTGCGTCCGGCGAGTCGGCTGGCCTGAGTGCCTGAGTGCCCGTGTGCCCGGTGGCCTGGCCCCTCGCCGCTGCGCAGGGTGACCGGTCGGTCTCCGTTCGGAGTACACGTTCGGCGCCGCGTGGCGCGGACCAGGGCGGGTACGCGGCAGGCATGGGAATTCTTCGCAGACGCGGCCCGGCCAGAGCGGTTACCGCCCCTGACGAGGCCGACCAGCGGCTCGCCGAGCTGACCGCCGAGCTGGCCCGGCTGGAGGGCCCGCAGGGGCTGGAGCACCCGGCGGGCGTCCCGCCGGCGGACGACGTCGACCAGCGGCAGCGCGTGGTGCGGGCCCGGGACGCGCTGCTCGGGCTCGGCCGGTCGCTGGCCCGCGGGCGCGCCGCGCGCGGTGCCGCCACCGCTCGCCGCACGCTGACCGACCGCCTGATGGCCACCGCGCCGCGGATCCCGGTCCGCGACCTCGCCGCGCTGCGCCGCCAGCACCCGGGCGCGACCTCGCCCGAGCAGTTGGCCGACCGCCTGGTGGTCGGCGCCTGCCGCGCCACGACCGCGATCGGGGCCGGGGTGGGCGCGGCGGCCGTGGTGCCGACCGCGGCGGTCACCGCCGAGCTCGCGGCGGAGTTGCTGGCGGTCGCGGCCGTCGAGGTCAAGTTGATCGCCGAACTGCACGAGGCGTACGGGCAGCCGGCCGCCGGTGGCGCGCGGGAGCGCGCGACCGCCTACCTCGGCGCCTGGGCCCACCGGCGCGGGATCGACAGCATCAGCCTGCTGAAGCCCAGCGGGGTGCTGGCGATGGGGGCGGGCGCCCGGGTGCGCAAGCAGGTCACCCGCCGCCTGGCTCGCGGCTCGCTGCGCAAGCTGCCCTCGCTCACCCCGCTGCTGATCGGCTCGGCCTTCGGCGCCCAGCTGAACCGCCGCGACACCCGCCGGCTGGCCATCCAGGTACGGGCCGACCTGCGCGACCGGCCGCCGCGCACGTCCGGTTTCTGGGAGGCCGCCGTCCCGCCCTCCTGAGGACGCCCCCGGACAGGCCCTATCCGACCGACCCCTGGCACGGGGGCGCGGGCGCGGGCCGTCGAGACCTGGACGGTGCCGCCCGGCGGATCGACTCGCCGGGCGGCACCGTGCTGTCGGGGTAACCGTGCTGCCGAGGTAACGGTGCTGTCTCGATCGGGTGTTGGCATCGGCTCCCGGCGAACGCGACTGTGCGGTAACGGGATCGTGACCTGGGTGGCCGGGGTCACAACCGGCGGTGCGGCGGCGGGTCGGACGGTGTGACAGATGCCTCGGGGCAGCCGTCCGGGTGGGAGTCGGCGCGCACGCTCGAAGCGGTCCACCGGCTGCGCCGATCCGGCTCCGGCTCAGGCCCGGGCCGCCATCGGACACCGGCGCGAACAGCACCAGAGGTGGGCATCGCGGCTCAAAATACCCGCAGTTGAGCGCGGTCGGACCGTGTTCCTGAACACATCGGGATGCCTCGCCGCGAGATTGACAGTATTCGAACGATCGGGCAAGAATCCGGGCATCCCGGCAGCGGCCGCCCCACAGCGGACGGTTGCCGGACCCGACGGCCCGACCGCTTCGGCGGTCCCCGCGTCTGCGACCGCCCCGGCGGTCCGTGCGTCCGCGCCGTCCGCCGTTCGTCGAGCGGTGTCCACCCCATCGAGGTCCCGGCACCGCCAGTGCCGTGGCCGGTCCTGCCACGACGACCTCGCTAGGAAGCCTCTGATGCCTGGCCGCTTCAGCACACGCAGATCAGACCGAAATATCCGAAAACGTAACAATGCCCGGCATGTCCGAACTGCCGCCCTGGGTGTGGCCGGTGTGCTCGGGGTGCTGGCCGCCGTGAGCGCGTGCGGCGGCTCCGGGCAGCACGCCGCGGGCAGCCCGAGCAGTGTCGCGGCCACCGGCGCGCCGTCCTCCGGCGCCGTCTCCCCGGCCTCTCCCGCCTCCCCGCCGGCGGTCTCCGGACGCCTCTCCGCGAGCGAGCTGCCGGCCGGCGCGGTCGAGCAGTGGCAGCCGCTGGCCGCACCGCACGTCCAGGCGGTCAGCAGCGCGATCCAGGTCAACGAGTGCGCCTCCGTCCAAGGCGCGGCCGCCTGGCAGCAGCAGGCCTACGTCAGCACCTACCGGACGCCCGCCGAACAGGACCTGTTCACCTTTCACGACAACGCCGCCGCGCAGCACGCCTACCAGGCCCTGCTGACGCAGATGGACGGCTGTCAGACGCAGTCCCGCGCCCTGCAGACCAAGTCGCTGGGTGCGGCGGCCGCCGACGCCCAGGTCGCCACCACCGCGCAGAACGGGCAGGGCACCGCCTGGTCACGCCGGTGGACCGGCGTCGAGGGCATCTCGGCCGGCGGCCCGCAGACCGACCACCTGTACGCGGTCCAGCAGGGCAGCACCCTGGCCGTCGTCCACTTCGACGAATGGGCGAGTTCTCCCGCCGCCCCCTACAGCACCCGGGCCGACGGCGACCTCCTCACCTCGGTCGCCCGCAAGCTCGGTTAGCCGCTCAGGCTCACCCGCTCCACCGCAGTACCCGTCCCACCGCAGCACCCGTCCAACCGCAGTACCCGTCCCACCGCAGTACCCGTCCCACCCGCGGCACCTCTCCCATCTCCCACCGTGCCGCGTCGCGGTTCCCGTCCCCCTTGTCCCCCTTGTCCCCCTTCCCTGGAGACACCCATGTCCACGCACCGTCCCCACCTCCGCCGCTGGATCACCGGTCTGCTCGGCGCCGGCGCCGCCTCGATGCTGGTGGCCGTCCCCGCGCACGCCGCCTCCTCGGTCGACGGCACCATCTCCCCGACCGAGGTCATCCAGCGCGCCCAGAGCTGGGTCAGCGAGGGGGTGCCGTACAACCAGGCCGGCTACCAGAGCGACAGCAACGGCACCTACCGCGAGGACTGCTCGGGCTTCGTCTCGATGGCCTGGCACCTCTCCGACAGCCTGGTCACCCAGACCCTGCCGAGCGTCTCCACCCAGATCAGCTCCTCCCAGCTGCAGCCGGGTGACGCGCTCGACTACACCGACGAGCACGTGATCCTCTTCGGCAACTGGATCGACCAGTCCGCCGGGACCTTCAACTACTACTCCGAGCAGAACTCGCGGGTGCTGACCAACGAGTACCAGGGCGACCTGAACGCGAGCTCGGTGGCGGGCTGGCCCACCAGCTACTACACCCCGCTGCGGTACGACAAGATCTCGGGCGCCGCGCCCACCACCACGACGCCCGCCCCGGCCCCGACCACCCCGACCACCCCGGCCGCGCCCACCACGCCGGCGCCGACCACGGGCACCGGCACCGCGCCGACCGCCGGCAGCGGTTCCACCCCGGCCCCCGCGCACAGCGGCACCGGCCAGCACACCACCACGCACCACAACTCCGGTGGCTGGAACTCCTGGCAGCGCTGGTGGTAGCCACCACGGGCCGCTGACCCGCTGAAACCGAAGCCCCCCTGGCGCCACCCACCGCGCCCGGGGGGCTTCGGCCGTGCCGCGCCCCTGGTGGGGGAGTGCCTGCCCGCCGTGGTCCGGCAGGGCGCCCGTCGGCGTCCTGCCGGCCGGTGCGGCACGCCACCGCTGCCTCGACGGCGTCGGTTCCGTCTCGCCCGCCGAAGGGTGCTGACGCCCTGTCCTCCGCCGGAGCGTGAGCAGCCGCCTTGGACCGCTGCCAGGGCCTGCCCGGAAACGGCAGTGGTCCCGGCGCACACTGTGCGCCGGGACCACTGCCGCTGTAGTAGCGGGGACAGGATTTGAACCTGCGACCTCTGGGTTATGAGCCCAGCGAGCTACCGAGCTGCTCCACCCCGCGTCGGTGAACCTGACTCTACGGCATGGCGGCCGCGAGGCGAAATCCGATATCCGGCGGCCGCGCCTGCCCTACTCTTCAGCCGGTGACAGAGGCACCGATGACAGAGACACCGATGACAGAGACGCCACCCGCCACCAGCGGCACCGCCTGGGCCAGGCTCACCGCGGCCACCGCGGCCGCGTCAGCCACCGTGGTCGGTCGGCGGGTGGGTCTTTCGTGGCTCTCCGGGCTCGGCCTCAACCGCGTGGCACCCGCCGAGCTGCTGGTCGAGCTGCTGGACCTCGGTGAGATCGGCCTCCTGTACCGCAAGGACCTGCCGGACGGCGTCCTGGACGCCGCGATCGTCCACCGGACACGGCACGTCCGCGGCCAGGTCGCGGAGATCGGCGGACTCTCCCCGACCCAGTGGGAGCGGCTCATCGCGGCCACCCCCGAGCCGGACGTCCGCCGGCGGCTGGCGGCGCACGCCGAGGAGTGGCTCGCGGCCCGGCTGCTCTCCCGCGGCGGTCGCGGAGTCGGGCGGGCGCCGCACCCCGATGCCGCGCCGCCCACGGGACCGCGCGAGATCGCCGCGATGGCCGCCGAGGTCCCCGACATCGACCCGAGCGGGCAGACGACGGCGCTGTGGTGGATCGGCGCACTGCACGCGGACCCGGAGGCCATGCGTCAACTCGCGCGTTCTCCCAAGCTGTTGGTCCGCCGCAGCGTCGCGAGGGCACCGCGGCTGCCCGCGGACGTGGTGGCGGTCCTCGCCCGCGACGAGGACCGCGCGGTGCGCCTCTTCCTGGCGGAGTCCTGCGACGACGCCCCGCCGGAGTTGCTCCTGGACGTGGCGGGCTGGTGGGACGGGAGCCTCTCGTTCCCCGGCCGGCCGCGCAACCACCCCAACTTCCCCCGCGAGGGCCTGCTGCGCTTCGCGGCGGACCCGAACCCGCGCCTGCGGGCGCTCGCGCTCGACGACCCGGCCGCCACCGCCGCACTCGTCGAGCGGTTCGGCCACGACCCTCACGAGAGCGTCCGCAGGGCCGCCGCCGAGGACTCCCGGCTCGCGCCGGAGGCGGCGGTCCGACTGGCCGCCGACCCCGACCAGGGCGTGCGCCGGCGGGCCTGGGAACACCCCGTCCTGCCACCGGACGCGTTGACGACGCTGCTGCTCGACCCGCGCTCCGCGGAGAGCGCCGCCCGCAACCCCGCCATCCCGGTCCCCGTCATGCGCCGGATGGTGCGGGTCGGCGCCGCGCTGCTCGACCCGCCGCGGCGTTAGCAGGGGCAGTGGGGGCAGCGGTCAGCGGGAGCGCGGATCGGCGGTCACGGCCTGGCAGAGGCGGCCGCCGCCGCGATGGTGTCCTGGTAGAGGCCCAGGAAGGGCGACTCGACGTAGGGGTTGCCGGTGCCGCCGCCCTCCACGGTGATCTTCGTGTCGAGCTCGTCGGCGTTCGGCAGGTCGCTGCTGGCGATGACCGAGAGCTGGTCGTAGGCGCGACTGGCCCCGGCGGTGCCGTGGCCCGGGTCCAGGTCGACCACGGCGTAGGCGGTGCGGCCCGCGTGTAGCGGGTAGGACGCGGCGCCGCCGATCCTGGTGGGGACGGCGGGCTGCACGGTCAGCGCCTCGCCGTTGCCGGTGCGCAGGGTGCTGCTGGCGTCGATGGCCACCAGCGGGTAGCGGTCCAGGCCGCAGGCGGTGCTGCCGGTGTCGGTGACCTCGATCAGCCGCTTGCTGGTGCCCAACTGGGCGTCGTACACGGCCTTCAGCGCGAGCTGGTCGGCGGTGCAGGGGTGCGCGTAGGCGTAGGAGTCACTGGTGGCGTCGGAGGCGGCGGTGGGGGAGGCCGGGCGGGTCGCTGCGGTGCTGCCGGTGCCGCTGCCGGTGCCGCTGCCGGTGCCGCTGCCGGTGGCGCTGCCGCTGCCGGTGGCGCGCGGGGTGGCGGAGTGCGCGGCGGCGGGGGTGGTCGTGGCGGTCGCCTGCGGGGCGGTGGCGGCAGGGGTCGGGCCGGCGGCGTTGGCGGTGCCGGCGCCGGTGTCGTCGGGGCCGCAGGCGCTCAGGGCCAGGGTCGCGGCGGCGGCGAGCAGCACGAGCGGCAGGATGCGGCGGCGGGTGGCGGCGGGCGTGGTCATTGGTCCCCCAGGAGCGTCGGAGCTGGTGTCGTCCCGCTTCTCAACACAGTGCGATCCGGCAGGCCGGTTCCTGACCCGGAGTAACAGCACGTAACAGGTCTGTGACAGAGGCCGTCACCGGGCCGGCCGCTACCGGTGCGGGCGGAGCGCTGGCGACCGGCGTGCCGTCCTCGTTACGATCGACGGGTAGGCCTCCAGCCCCGCCGGGTGGCCCCCACCCAGGCCGTCGCCCGCGCGGCGGTGCGGCCTCGGGAGGTGGGACGGATGCGGATCGGGCTGCACGCGCTCGGCATCGGGGACGGTGCCCGCCCCGAGGTGATCCGGGCGGTGGCGAGCGCCGCCGAGGCCGCCGGTTTCGCGAGGCTCTGGGTCGGCGAGCACGTGGTGCTGGTGGACGAACCCAACTCCCGCTACCCCTACGCCGCCGACGGGACCATCCCCGTCCCCGCCGACGCCGACTGGTTGGACCCGCTGCTCACCCTCGGCTTCGCCGCGGCGGTGACCAGCCGGATCGGCCTGGCCACGGGTGTGCTGCTGCTGCCCGAGCACAACCCGGTCCTGGTCGCCAAGCAGGCCGCGACGCTGGACGTGCTCTCCGCGGGGCGGTTCACCCTCGGGGTCGGAGTCGGCTGGTCCGCCGAGGAGTTCGCCGCGCTCGGAGTGCCCTTCGCCCGCCGCGGCCCGCGCGCGGCGGAGTACCTCGCGGCGATGCGCGTGCTCTGGTCCGATGACGTCGCCTCGTTCGAGGGGGAGTTCGTGCGCTTCGAGGGGATCAGGGTCAATCCCAGGCCGGTGCGCGGCAGGCGGCTGCCGGTCGTGCTGGGCGGCAACAGTGACGCGGCGCTGCGCAGGGCGGCCGCCCACGGCGACGGCTGGTACGGCTTCAACCTCCCGGCCGCCGAGGTCGCCGCGCACGTCAACGCCCTTGCCGGGTACGGTGCGCGGCTCGGTGGCGGGCCCTCGGCATTCTCGGTGGCGGTCGCGCTGAGCGACGGGACCCCGGAGCTGCTCCCCGGCCTGGCCGGAGCGGGGGTGACCGAACTGGTCGTGGTCGGGGCGCCGCCCGCGGCGCCGCACCTGGCGGCCGGGTGGGTCGCGGACCTCGCCGACCGGTGGATCCGCCCCGGCCGCTGAGCGGCGCGCGGTCGGTGTGCGGATGTGCGCGGGCGGCGTGCGGATGGTGCGTGCTGGACCGAACCCGGAACGGTCCCCGAGCCGTCTATCCAGCGGGACATGACCACGGGTCAGTCCTTCGACCATCGCCTTCCTTCCGGAGGATGTAGATGAACGTGACCATCAAGCGCGCCTCGGCGGTCCTCGCCGCGGCGGCCGGCCTCACCCTCGCGCTCGGCGGCGGTGCCTTCGCGGCCGGCGGCGCCGGTGGTGCTTCCCAGGGTGGCGGTGCTTCGCAGGGTGGCGGGGCCAGTGGGGCGACCCAGGGCGGTGGTGCTTCGCAGGGTGGCGGGGCCAGTGGGGCGACCCAGGGCGGTGGTGCTTCGCAGGGTGGTGGCGCCAGTGGGGCGACCCAGGGCGGTGGTGCTTCGCAGGGTGGCGGGATCAGCGGTGGCGGGATGAGCGGCGGTACCGCGGCCGGCGGTGCCTCGCAGTCCATCCCGAGGGGGGACTTCGCGCTCTGCTCGAAGGGCAGCTACACCTCCTTCGTGCGCTTCCCCCAGCGCGGCAACTGGGAGACCATCCTGGTCACCCCTGGCCAGTGCACCTGGTTCGCGCTGAGCGGGCACGGCAACGAGGAGGCCGAGATCTACGGCCGCTACTCGAACGGATCGGACTTCAAGATCGACACGGACTACTTCGACGACGCCTCGCCGGACCACATCTACACCCTGGGCACCCCGAGCAACAACGACTGGACCACGTCCTGAGCCCGCGGTAGCGGCCCCGTAGCCGCTGGGGAGGACGGTGTGGGCCGTCCTCCCCAGCACGGGCCCGAGGCGGCCGCCGCCCGCGACCGCCCCGGACCCGCGACCGTGTCAGACCCGGTCGGCGGCGATCAGCACGTACTGGAACGAGCCGTCCTTGTAGGAGGACAGGAACGCCTCCTCGATGCCCGTGACCAGCGAGGAGGTGGCCCGCAGCTCCCAGTAGGGCAGCGTCGCCGGTGTGAGGTCGATGACGGCCCGCGGCACGAGGCGGTTGTCGGCCATGGCCCGCAGGTACTCCCGGCGGGAGTGGATGTTGCACTCGAAGTGCGCGTTGATCTGCGACACCCACTTCGACGGCTGCCCGTAGGCGGGGTTCCAGCAGCCGGTGATGGTCACGTACCGGCCGCCGACGGCCAGGATGCGGGAGTGCTCGGCGAACAGGTCGTCCAGGTCCACGTACATGCTGGACTCGTTGTTCCAGGAGCCGGCCACCTGCCCGGTCTCGAAGGGCGTGTCCAGCATGTTGCACACGCGGGAGCGGACGTACCGGTCGATGCCGAGGTCGCGTGCGCGCTGGTTGCCGAAGTCGGCCTGCTTGGCCGAGAGGGTGACGCCCTCGACCCGGCACCCGAACCGCTGGTGGGCCATCGCCATCGAGCCGCCGCGCCCGCAGCCGGCGTCCACCAGCGTGGCGTCGTCCGGGATCGGGCCCAGGTGGTCCAGGAGCAGGTCGGCCTGCGCGGACTCCAGCCGGTGCAGTTCGGCGATCACCTGCTTCTCGCGCTCGCTCCCCTCGGGTGCCGTGATCGCGCCGTGGTCGACGTCGCCGATGCCGTAGTGGTGGTGGTAGAGGCCGTCCACATCGCCCAGGCGCAGGTTGACCGGGCGGGCCTCCTGGTCCCAGTAGCGGGCGATGTCGTCCTGGTACGGGGTCGCCGGGCCGGGCACGGTGGCGGTGGTCGTGGCGGGGTTGATGTCCATGGTGGTCACTGCTGGTCAGCTCCTCGGTTACCAGAAGTCGGGCAGGCTGTAGCGGTACGTGTTGGTGCAGTGCCAGTGGTGGTTGCCGTCGACCCAGGCGGCGAAGCCGCGCAGGAAGCGGAGCACGGACGGCACGGGGTGGGCGGCGGCCACGGCGGCCGCCGCGGACTCGAATTCGCGCATGAGCTCGTTGTGGACCTCGACCGCCTTCAGGTACGCCGGTTGGTCGCCGCACCCCTCGCGCTCCGCGATCACCACCGGCAGGTTCAGGTGCCGGCCGGGGGCGGCGAGCTCCTTGGTGTACGAGTAGAGGTCGTTGACGATGGTGGTGGCGTTGGAGCCGAGCGCGATGACCCGCTGCAGCTCGGGCAGGGCGTGCAGGTCGGCGGGGAGCTCGTAGCCGTCCACGGTGTCGGTGATGGTCGGGCAGGGGCGGAAGTTGTTGAACTGGCGCATCGCCAGGTACTCCCACACCTCGGGCAGGTGGTCCGTCTCGCTCCAGGCGGCCTCGGCGAGGTAGCCCAGGTGCAGGCGGGCCATGTCGTGCCGGTACCGGTCCGCCTGGGCGGGCGTGGCCAGCCGGGTGAAGTACTCCATCGCGGAGCGGTAGGCGCGCCGCGGCGGGTCCGCGTGCAGCGAGGCCTCCCACTGCGGCTGGTACTCCCGCGTGGTGGACAGGGGATCGAGCGTGGTGTGCGCCAGCAGCAGCCGTCCACCGAGGCCGACCGGCGATCCGCCGTGGTCCTCGCAGTAGAGGTCGTCCAGCGCGTTCTCGGCCGCCATCAGCCGGGTGGCGACCATCAGATGCTCGATGGTGGGAGCGGCGGGGTGGCAGGCGACCATGTAGCGGCCGAGGTCGAAGCCGTCGAACTGGTCCTCCCACTCCGGCGGGAAGAGCCGCACCTCCTCCACCGCCCACTGCTTGACCCGCCGGCCCACCTCGGCCACCCGCACGGGGTCGGGTTCGGGCACCGGGTGGTAGTAGAGGCCCGGGATCGGCCGGGGCGTCCTGGGCGCTTCGTCAACCGCCTCGCCCGCCTCGTCCGCCCCGGGTGCGGCGGTGGTGGCGGTGGTGGCCTCGGTCGCGACCTGGGCCGGTGCGTCGGAGCGCGGCGGGTAGAGGCTCGCGGTGCCCAGACCGCTCGGACCGCGCGGGATGCGTCCCCTGGCGGCCGTGCTCACGCCCGTGCCGCTCGTGCCGCCCGGGCCGGCGCTCCCGGCAGCGGCGGGGCGGTCGTGACGGTTGGTCTCGCGGCCCGCCCCGCGGCGCGGGCGGAGCAGCGTGACCGCATTTCGACGGCGAACCGGACTTGGGGCATGGACTACTCCTTGTGCGAACCGGCTGGAGCTGGTGTGATTTCGGTGCGAGC
Coding sequences within:
- a CDS encoding geranyl diphosphate 2-C-methyltransferase, with amino-acid sequence MDINPATTTATVPGPATPYQDDIARYWDQEARPVNLRLGDVDGLYHHHYGIGDVDHGAITAPEGSEREKQVIAELHRLESAQADLLLDHLGPIPDDATLVDAGCGRGGSMAMAHQRFGCRVEGVTLSAKQADFGNQRARDLGIDRYVRSRVCNMLDTPFETGQVAGSWNNESSMYVDLDDLFAEHSRILAVGGRYVTITGCWNPAYGQPSKWVSQINAHFECNIHSRREYLRAMADNRLVPRAVIDLTPATLPYWELRATSSLVTGIEEAFLSSYKDGSFQYVLIAADRV
- a CDS encoding family 2 encapsulin nanocompartment cargo protein terpene cyclase, with amino-acid sequence MSTAARGRIPRGPSGLGTASLYPPRSDAPAQVATEATTATTAAPGADEAGEAVDEAPRTPRPIPGLYYHPVPEPDPVRVAEVGRRVKQWAVEEVRLFPPEWEDQFDGFDLGRYMVACHPAAPTIEHLMVATRLMAAENALDDLYCEDHGGSPVGLGGRLLLAHTTLDPLSTTREYQPQWEASLHADPPRRAYRSAMEYFTRLATPAQADRYRHDMARLHLGYLAEAAWSETDHLPEVWEYLAMRQFNNFRPCPTITDTVDGYELPADLHALPELQRVIALGSNATTIVNDLYSYTKELAAPGRHLNLPVVIAEREGCGDQPAYLKAVEVHNELMREFESAAAAVAAAHPVPSVLRFLRGFAAWVDGNHHWHCTNTYRYSLPDFW